A single region of the Garra rufa chromosome 6, GarRuf1.0, whole genome shotgun sequence genome encodes:
- the mnx2b gene encoding motor neuron and pancreas homeobox 2b, producing the protein MEKSKNFRIDALLAEEPHRGTREVSPGLSSDSPTGSPVSCRRADTPSPRGTPGAIHLQTGIIPKPGLLNLPHPGLTSLPGMYTTPMYPISALGGQHPALAYSGFTQLTQPYPEQLKAAAMAGSLPLEHWIRAGIMVPRLPDYTSAPQSGLMGKCRRPRTAFTSQQLLELENQFKLNKYLSRPKRFEVATSLMLTETQVKIWFQNRRMKWKRSRKAKEQAAQNEVERQRGGTKMTNERPGRDGRRAIAQSVEEQEEDDDLEEDLDEEDEEEGQHKFINVSRSTDFLHHASALRYRSDSPFSEDDMEEVGGGGDRKIGAGL; encoded by the exons ATGGAAAAATCAAAGAACTTCAGGATCGACGCCCTTCTCGCTGAAGAACCACACCGAGGGACCCGAGAAGTTTCACCTGGATTGAGCAGCGATAGCCCGACGGGCAGCCCGGTGTCCTGCAGGCGTGCCGACACTCCGTCCCCGCGCGGGACCCCCGGTGCCATACACCTCCAAACCGGAATCATACCTAAACCAGGGCTGCTCAATCTCCCACACCCGGGACTCACTTCGCTCCCAGGCATGTACACGACGCCCATGTATCCCATTTCAGCTTTGGGAGGTCAGCACCCTGCCCTGGCGTATTCGGGTTTTACGCAGCTGACGCAGCCGTACCCGGAGCAGCTAAAGGCGGCGGCGATGGCCGGATCTTTACCGCTGGAGCACTGGATACGAGCTGGCATCATGGTACCACGACTGCCCGATTACACCT CCGCCCCCCAGTCCGGTTTGATGGGTAAATGTCGCAGGCCACGGACAGCATTCACCAGCCAACAACTACTGGAGCTGGAAAACCAGTTTAAACTTAACAAGTATCTTTCCAGACCCAAACGCTTCGAAGTGGCCACATCGCTCATGCTGACTGAGACACAG GTCAAGATCTGGTTCCAGAACCGCCGAATGAAGTGGAAACGCAGTCGTAAGGCTAAAGAACAGGCCGCACAGAATGAGGTCGAACGTCAACGCGGAGGAACCAAAATGACCAATGAGAGGCCAGGAAGGGACGGCCGCAGGGCCATCGCACAGAGTGTGGAGGAGCAAGAGGAGGACGACGATCTTGAGGAGGATCTCGATGAGGAAGATGAGGAGGAAGGGCAACACAAATTCATAAACGTATCACGCTCCACAGACTTTCTGCACCATGCGTCTGCATTAA